A genomic window from Vanessa atalanta chromosome 7, ilVanAtal1.2, whole genome shotgun sequence includes:
- the LOC125065479 gene encoding glutamate-gated chloride channel isoform X22, with amino-acid sequence MGWSCVVARAVAFLLMLSRASALTSDIFAAGKSDKEILDNLLKNSRYDKRLLPPVDGVLTVNVSVLLLSLASPDESSLKYEVEFLLQQQWYDPRLRYSNQSHYDFLNAIHHHEDIWLPDTYFIMHGDFKDPIIPMHFALRIYRNGTINYLMRRHLILSCQGRLNIFPFDDPLCSFALESISYEQSAITYVWKNDEDTLRKSPSLTTLNAYLIQNQTIPCPIKASWRGNYSCLKVDLIFTRDRAFYFTTVFIPGIILVTSSFITFWLEWNAVPARSMIGVTTMLNFFTTSNGFRSTLPVVSNLTAMNVWDGVCMCFIYASLLEFVCVNYVGRKRPLHNVVYRPGENPVTQGDKKRESTGAADLVTCTACTGAPGSCTHTTNNGGVSEPCFVQVRKKEPPHPIRVAKTIDVIARITFPTAYAVFLIFFFIHYKAFS; translated from the exons ATGGGTTGGTCATGCGTGGTGGCACGCGCCGTGGCTTTTCTCCTCATGCTCAGCAGAGCATCCGCGCTAACGTCCGACAT ctTTGCAGCGGGCAAGTCGGACAAAGAGATTCTGGACAATCTACTAAAAAACTCCCGCTATGACAAAAGACTGCTTCCACCAGTAGATg GTGTCCTCACCGTAAATGTTAGCGTGCTACTTCTTAGTTTAGCATCTCCAGATGAATCTAGtctt AAATACGAGGTGGAGTTTCTTCTGCAGCAGCAGTGGTATGACCCTCGATTGCGATATTCTAATCAGTCGCATTACGACTTCCTAAATGCCATCCATCATCACGAGGACATCTGGTTGCCTGACACATACTTCATAATGCATGGGGATTTTAAA GATCCAATAATACCTATGCATTTTGCGTTGCGCATATACCGGAATGGCACAATCAACTACTTAATGCGGCGTCATCTCATACTGTCCTGCCAGGGGCGGCTCAACATCTTCCCTTTTGATGACCCTTTGTGTTCATTTGCATTAGAGAGTA tatctTATGAGCAATCGGCTATTACCTATGTATGGAAGAATGACGAGGACACGCTGAGAAAGTCGCCATCATTGACGACCCTGAATGCGTACCTCATCCAGAATCAAACCATTCCTTGTCCCATCAAAGCTAGCTGGAGAG GTAACTACAGCTGTCTAAAGGTGGACCTTATTTTTACGAGAGACCGAGCATTCTACTTTACCACAGTATTTATCCCTGGAATTATTCTGGTGACCTCTTCCTTCATCACATTTTGGCTGGAATGGAACGCGGTTCCAGCCCGTTCCATGATAG GCGTAACGACAATGTTGAATTTCTTCACAACGTCGAACGGTTTCCGGTCAACCCTACCTGTGGTTTCCAACTTAACAGCTATGAACGTTTGGGACGGGGTATGCATGTGTTTCATCTACGCATCGCTACTTGAGTTCGTGTGTGTGAACTATGTCGGTCGAAAACGACCACTTCACAATGTCGTGTACAGACCCGGCGAAAATCCAGTGACGCAG GGTGATAAAAAGCGAGAGTCGACAGGAGCGGCCGACTTGGTGACGTGCACGGCCTGCACGGGGGCTCCTGGGTCGTGCACCCATACAACTAATAATGGCGGTGTATCAGag CCATGTTTCGTCCAGGTCCGTAAAAAGGAGCCGCCGCATCCGATCCGTGTGGCGAAGACGATCGACGTCATCGCCCGCATCACTTTCCCCACTGCCTATGCTGTGTTTCTTATCTTCTTCTTCATACACTACAAGGCCTTCTCTTAA
- the LOC125065479 gene encoding glutamate-gated chloride channel isoform X20: MGWSCVVARAVAFLLMLSRASALTSDIFAAGKSDKEILDNLLKNSRYDKRLLPPVDGVLTVNVSVLLLSLASPDESSLKYEVEFLLQQQWYDPRLRYSNQSHYDFLNAIHHHEDIWLPDTYFIMHGDFKDPIIPMHFALRIYRNGTINYLMRRHLILSCQGRLNIFPFDDPLCSFALESISYEQSAITYVWKNDEDTLRKSPSLTTLNAYLIQNQTIPCPIKASWRGNYSCLKVDLIFTRDRAFYFTTVFIPGIILVTSSFITFWLEWNAVPARSMIGVTTMLNFFTTSNGFRSTLPVVSNLTAMNVWDGVCMCFIYASLLEFVCVNYVGRKRPLHNVVYRPGENPVTQPGDKKRESTGAADLVTCTACTGAPGSCTHTTNNGGVSEPCFVQVRKKEPPHPIRVAKTIDVIARITFPTAYAVFLIFFFIHYKAFS, from the exons ATGGGTTGGTCATGCGTGGTGGCACGCGCCGTGGCTTTTCTCCTCATGCTCAGCAGAGCATCCGCGCTAACGTCCGACAT ctTTGCAGCGGGCAAGTCGGACAAAGAGATTCTGGACAATCTACTAAAAAACTCCCGCTATGACAAAAGACTGCTTCCACCAGTAGATg GTGTCCTCACCGTAAATGTTAGCGTGCTACTTCTTAGTTTAGCATCTCCAGATGAATCTAGtctt AAATACGAGGTGGAGTTTCTTCTGCAGCAGCAGTGGTATGACCCTCGATTGCGATATTCTAATCAGTCGCATTACGACTTCCTAAATGCCATCCATCATCACGAGGACATCTGGTTGCCTGACACATACTTCATAATGCATGGGGATTTTAAA GATCCAATAATACCTATGCATTTTGCGTTGCGCATATACCGGAATGGCACAATCAACTACTTAATGCGGCGTCATCTCATACTGTCCTGCCAGGGGCGGCTCAACATCTTCCCTTTTGATGACCCTTTGTGTTCATTTGCATTAGAGAGTA tatctTATGAGCAATCGGCTATTACCTATGTATGGAAGAATGACGAGGACACGCTGAGAAAGTCGCCATCATTGACGACCCTGAATGCGTACCTCATCCAGAATCAAACCATTCCTTGTCCCATCAAAGCTAGCTGGAGAG GTAACTACAGCTGTCTAAAGGTGGACCTTATTTTTACGAGAGACCGAGCATTCTACTTTACCACAGTATTTATCCCTGGAATTATTCTGGTGACCTCTTCCTTCATCACATTTTGGCTGGAATGGAACGCGGTTCCAGCCCGTTCCATGATAG GCGTAACGACAATGTTGAATTTCTTCACAACGTCGAACGGTTTCCGGTCAACCCTACCTGTGGTTTCCAACTTAACAGCTATGAACGTTTGGGACGGGGTATGCATGTGTTTCATCTACGCATCGCTACTTGAGTTCGTGTGTGTGAACTATGTCGGTCGAAAACGACCACTTCACAATGTCGTGTACAGACCCGGCGAAAATCCAGTGACGCAG CCT GGTGATAAAAAGCGAGAGTCGACAGGAGCGGCCGACTTGGTGACGTGCACGGCCTGCACGGGGGCTCCTGGGTCGTGCACCCATACAACTAATAATGGCGGTGTATCAGag CCATGTTTCGTCCAGGTCCGTAAAAAGGAGCCGCCGCATCCGATCCGTGTGGCGAAGACGATCGACGTCATCGCCCGCATCACTTTCCCCACTGCCTATGCTGTGTTTCTTATCTTCTTCTTCATACACTACAAGGCCTTCTCTTAA
- the LOC125065479 gene encoding glutamate-gated chloride channel isoform X13 has translation MGWSCVVARAVAFLLMLSRASALTSDIFAAGKSDKEILDNLLKNSRYDKRLLPPVDGVLTVNVSVLLLSLASPDESSLKYEVEFLLQQQWYDPRLRYSNQSHYDFLNAIHHHEDIWLPDTYFIMHGDFKDPIIPMHFALRIYRNGTINYLMRRHLILSCQGRLNIFPFDDPLCSFALESISYEQSAITYVWKNDEDTLRKSPSLTTLNAYLIQNQTIPCPIKASWRGNYSCLKVDLIFTRDRSFYFTTVFIPGIILVTSSFITFWLEWNAVPARVMIGVTTMLNFFTTSNGFRSTLPVVSNLTAMNVWDGVCMCFIYASLLEFVCVNYVGRKRPLHNVVYRPGENPVTQRLPAVLSRIGIILASPLEAMAFLNWAKSETPQPESSGAGDKKRESTGAADLVTCTACTGAPGSCTHTTNNGGVSEPCFVQVRKKEPPHPIRVAKTIDVIARITFPTAYAVFLIFFFIHYKAFS, from the exons ATGGGTTGGTCATGCGTGGTGGCACGCGCCGTGGCTTTTCTCCTCATGCTCAGCAGAGCATCCGCGCTAACGTCCGACAT ctTTGCAGCGGGCAAGTCGGACAAAGAGATTCTGGACAATCTACTAAAAAACTCCCGCTATGACAAAAGACTGCTTCCACCAGTAGATg GTGTCCTCACCGTAAATGTTAGCGTGCTACTTCTTAGTTTAGCATCTCCAGATGAATCTAGtctt AAATACGAGGTGGAGTTTCTTCTGCAGCAGCAGTGGTATGACCCTCGATTGCGATATTCTAATCAGTCGCATTACGACTTCCTAAATGCCATCCATCATCACGAGGACATCTGGTTGCCTGACACATACTTCATAATGCATGGGGATTTTAAA GATCCAATAATACCTATGCATTTTGCGTTGCGCATATACCGGAATGGCACAATCAACTACTTAATGCGGCGTCATCTCATACTGTCCTGCCAGGGGCGGCTCAACATCTTCCCTTTTGATGACCCTTTGTGTTCATTTGCATTAGAGAGTA tatctTATGAGCAATCGGCTATTACCTATGTATGGAAGAATGACGAGGACACGCTGAGAAAGTCGCCATCATTGACGACCCTGAATGCGTACCTCATCCAGAATCAAACCATTCCTTGTCCCATCAAAGCTAGCTGGAGAG GTAATTACAGCTGCCTGAAAGTGGATCTCATCTTCACGCGAGATAGATCATTTTACTTCACTACCGTTTTCATTCCGGGGATCATTTTGGTGACTTCgtcttttattactttttggcTGGAATGGAATGCAGTGCCTGCTAGAGTTATGatag GCGTAACGACAATGTTGAATTTCTTCACAACGTCGAACGGTTTCCGGTCAACCCTACCTGTGGTTTCCAACTTAACAGCTATGAACGTTTGGGACGGGGTATGCATGTGTTTCATCTACGCATCGCTACTTGAGTTCGTGTGTGTGAACTATGTCGGTCGAAAACGACCACTTCACAATGTCGTGTACAGACCCGGCGAAAATCCAGTGACGCAG CGACTGCCCGCAGTTCTCAGCAGAATTGGCATTATACTGGCCAGCCCTTTG GAGGCGATGGCATTCCTCAATTGGGCTAAATCAGAAACGCCCCAACCGGAGTCTAGCGGTGCT GGTGATAAAAAGCGAGAGTCGACAGGAGCGGCCGACTTGGTGACGTGCACGGCCTGCACGGGGGCTCCTGGGTCGTGCACCCATACAACTAATAATGGCGGTGTATCAGag CCATGTTTCGTCCAGGTCCGTAAAAAGGAGCCGCCGCATCCGATCCGTGTGGCGAAGACGATCGACGTCATCGCCCGCATCACTTTCCCCACTGCCTATGCTGTGTTTCTTATCTTCTTCTTCATACACTACAAGGCCTTCTCTTAA
- the LOC125065479 gene encoding glutamate-gated chloride channel isoform X16 gives MGWSCVVARAVAFLLMLSRASALTSDIFAAGKSDKEILDNLLKNSRYDKRLLPPVDGVLTVNVSVLLLSLASPDESSLKYEVEFLLQQQWYDPRLRYSNQSHYDFLNAIHHHEDIWLPDTYFIMHGDFKDPIIPMHFALRIYRNGTINYLMRRHLILSCQGRLNIFPFDDPLCSFALESISYEQSAITYVWKNDEDTLRKSPSLTTLNAYLIQNQTIPCPIKASWRGNYSCLKVDLIFTRDRAFYFTTVFIPGIILVTSSFITFWLEWNAVPARSMIGVTTMLNFFTTSNGFRSTLPVVSNLTAMNVWDGVCMCFIYASLLEFVCVNYVGRKRPLHNVVYRPGENPVTQRLPAVLSRIGIILASPLGDKKRESTGAADLVTCTACTGAPGSCTHTTNNGGVSEPCFVQVRKKEPPHPIRVAKTIDVIARITFPTAYAVFLIFFFIHYKAFS, from the exons ATGGGTTGGTCATGCGTGGTGGCACGCGCCGTGGCTTTTCTCCTCATGCTCAGCAGAGCATCCGCGCTAACGTCCGACAT ctTTGCAGCGGGCAAGTCGGACAAAGAGATTCTGGACAATCTACTAAAAAACTCCCGCTATGACAAAAGACTGCTTCCACCAGTAGATg GTGTCCTCACCGTAAATGTTAGCGTGCTACTTCTTAGTTTAGCATCTCCAGATGAATCTAGtctt AAATACGAGGTGGAGTTTCTTCTGCAGCAGCAGTGGTATGACCCTCGATTGCGATATTCTAATCAGTCGCATTACGACTTCCTAAATGCCATCCATCATCACGAGGACATCTGGTTGCCTGACACATACTTCATAATGCATGGGGATTTTAAA GATCCAATAATACCTATGCATTTTGCGTTGCGCATATACCGGAATGGCACAATCAACTACTTAATGCGGCGTCATCTCATACTGTCCTGCCAGGGGCGGCTCAACATCTTCCCTTTTGATGACCCTTTGTGTTCATTTGCATTAGAGAGTA tatctTATGAGCAATCGGCTATTACCTATGTATGGAAGAATGACGAGGACACGCTGAGAAAGTCGCCATCATTGACGACCCTGAATGCGTACCTCATCCAGAATCAAACCATTCCTTGTCCCATCAAAGCTAGCTGGAGAG GTAACTACAGCTGTCTAAAGGTGGACCTTATTTTTACGAGAGACCGAGCATTCTACTTTACCACAGTATTTATCCCTGGAATTATTCTGGTGACCTCTTCCTTCATCACATTTTGGCTGGAATGGAACGCGGTTCCAGCCCGTTCCATGATAG GCGTAACGACAATGTTGAATTTCTTCACAACGTCGAACGGTTTCCGGTCAACCCTACCTGTGGTTTCCAACTTAACAGCTATGAACGTTTGGGACGGGGTATGCATGTGTTTCATCTACGCATCGCTACTTGAGTTCGTGTGTGTGAACTATGTCGGTCGAAAACGACCACTTCACAATGTCGTGTACAGACCCGGCGAAAATCCAGTGACGCAG CGACTGCCCGCAGTTCTCAGCAGAATTGGCATTATACTGGCCAGCCCTTTG GGTGATAAAAAGCGAGAGTCGACAGGAGCGGCCGACTTGGTGACGTGCACGGCCTGCACGGGGGCTCCTGGGTCGTGCACCCATACAACTAATAATGGCGGTGTATCAGag CCATGTTTCGTCCAGGTCCGTAAAAAGGAGCCGCCGCATCCGATCCGTGTGGCGAAGACGATCGACGTCATCGCCCGCATCACTTTCCCCACTGCCTATGCTGTGTTTCTTATCTTCTTCTTCATACACTACAAGGCCTTCTCTTAA
- the LOC125065479 gene encoding glutamate-gated chloride channel isoform X1 — protein MGWSCVVARAVAFLLMLSRASALTSDIFAAGKSDKEILDNLLKNSRYDKRLLPPVDGVLTVNVSVLLLSLASPDESSLKYEVEFLLQQQWYDPRLRYSNQSHYDFLNAIHHHEDIWLPDTYFIMHGDFKDPIIPMHFALRIYRNGTINYLMRRHLILSCQGRLNIFPFDDPLCSFALESISYEQSAITYVWKNDEDTLRKSPSLTTLNAYLIQNQTIPCPIKASWRGNYSCLKVDLIFTRDRAFYFTTVFIPGIILVTSSFITFWLEWNAVPARSMIGNYSCLKVDLIFTRDRSFYFTTVFIPGIILVTSSFITFWLEWNAVPARVMIGVTTMLNFFTTSNGFRSTLPVVSNLTAMNVWDGVCMCFIYASLLEFVCVNYVGRKRPLHNVVYRPGENPVTQRLPAVLSRIGIILASPLEAMAFLNWAKSETPQPESSGAGDKKRESTGAADLVTCTACTGAPGSCTHTTNNGGVSEPCFVQVRKKEPPHPIRVAKTIDVIARITFPTAYAVFLIFFFIHYKAFS, from the exons ATGGGTTGGTCATGCGTGGTGGCACGCGCCGTGGCTTTTCTCCTCATGCTCAGCAGAGCATCCGCGCTAACGTCCGACAT ctTTGCAGCGGGCAAGTCGGACAAAGAGATTCTGGACAATCTACTAAAAAACTCCCGCTATGACAAAAGACTGCTTCCACCAGTAGATg GTGTCCTCACCGTAAATGTTAGCGTGCTACTTCTTAGTTTAGCATCTCCAGATGAATCTAGtctt AAATACGAGGTGGAGTTTCTTCTGCAGCAGCAGTGGTATGACCCTCGATTGCGATATTCTAATCAGTCGCATTACGACTTCCTAAATGCCATCCATCATCACGAGGACATCTGGTTGCCTGACACATACTTCATAATGCATGGGGATTTTAAA GATCCAATAATACCTATGCATTTTGCGTTGCGCATATACCGGAATGGCACAATCAACTACTTAATGCGGCGTCATCTCATACTGTCCTGCCAGGGGCGGCTCAACATCTTCCCTTTTGATGACCCTTTGTGTTCATTTGCATTAGAGAGTA tatctTATGAGCAATCGGCTATTACCTATGTATGGAAGAATGACGAGGACACGCTGAGAAAGTCGCCATCATTGACGACCCTGAATGCGTACCTCATCCAGAATCAAACCATTCCTTGTCCCATCAAAGCTAGCTGGAGAG GTAACTACAGCTGTCTAAAGGTGGACCTTATTTTTACGAGAGACCGAGCATTCTACTTTACCACAGTATTTATCCCTGGAATTATTCTGGTGACCTCTTCCTTCATCACATTTTGGCTGGAATGGAACGCGGTTCCAGCCCGTTCCATGATAG GTAATTACAGCTGCCTGAAAGTGGATCTCATCTTCACGCGAGATAGATCATTTTACTTCACTACCGTTTTCATTCCGGGGATCATTTTGGTGACTTCgtcttttattactttttggcTGGAATGGAATGCAGTGCCTGCTAGAGTTATGatag GCGTAACGACAATGTTGAATTTCTTCACAACGTCGAACGGTTTCCGGTCAACCCTACCTGTGGTTTCCAACTTAACAGCTATGAACGTTTGGGACGGGGTATGCATGTGTTTCATCTACGCATCGCTACTTGAGTTCGTGTGTGTGAACTATGTCGGTCGAAAACGACCACTTCACAATGTCGTGTACAGACCCGGCGAAAATCCAGTGACGCAG CGACTGCCCGCAGTTCTCAGCAGAATTGGCATTATACTGGCCAGCCCTTTG GAGGCGATGGCATTCCTCAATTGGGCTAAATCAGAAACGCCCCAACCGGAGTCTAGCGGTGCT GGTGATAAAAAGCGAGAGTCGACAGGAGCGGCCGACTTGGTGACGTGCACGGCCTGCACGGGGGCTCCTGGGTCGTGCACCCATACAACTAATAATGGCGGTGTATCAGag CCATGTTTCGTCCAGGTCCGTAAAAAGGAGCCGCCGCATCCGATCCGTGTGGCGAAGACGATCGACGTCATCGCCCGCATCACTTTCCCCACTGCCTATGCTGTGTTTCTTATCTTCTTCTTCATACACTACAAGGCCTTCTCTTAA
- the LOC125065479 gene encoding glutamate-gated chloride channel isoform X19 — protein MGWSCVVARAVAFLLMLSRASALTSDIFAAGKSDKEILDNLLKNSRYDKRLLPPVDGVLTVNVSVLLLSLASPDESSLKYEVEFLLQQQWYDPRLRYSNQSHYDFLNAIHHHEDIWLPDTYFIMHGDFKDPIIPMHFALRIYRNGTINYLMRRHLILSCQGRLNIFPFDDPLCSFALESISYEQSAITYVWKNDEDTLRKSPSLTTLNAYLIQNQTIPCPIKASWRGNYSCLKVDLIFTRDRSFYFTTVFIPGIILVTSSFITFWLEWNAVPARVMIGVTTMLNFFTTSNGFRSTLPVVSNLTAMNVWDGVCMCFIYASLLEFVCVNYVGRKRPLHNVVYRPGENPVTQPGDKKRESTGAADLVTCTACTGAPGSCTHTTNNGGVSEPCFVQVRKKEPPHPIRVAKTIDVIARITFPTAYAVFLIFFFIHYKAFS, from the exons ATGGGTTGGTCATGCGTGGTGGCACGCGCCGTGGCTTTTCTCCTCATGCTCAGCAGAGCATCCGCGCTAACGTCCGACAT ctTTGCAGCGGGCAAGTCGGACAAAGAGATTCTGGACAATCTACTAAAAAACTCCCGCTATGACAAAAGACTGCTTCCACCAGTAGATg GTGTCCTCACCGTAAATGTTAGCGTGCTACTTCTTAGTTTAGCATCTCCAGATGAATCTAGtctt AAATACGAGGTGGAGTTTCTTCTGCAGCAGCAGTGGTATGACCCTCGATTGCGATATTCTAATCAGTCGCATTACGACTTCCTAAATGCCATCCATCATCACGAGGACATCTGGTTGCCTGACACATACTTCATAATGCATGGGGATTTTAAA GATCCAATAATACCTATGCATTTTGCGTTGCGCATATACCGGAATGGCACAATCAACTACTTAATGCGGCGTCATCTCATACTGTCCTGCCAGGGGCGGCTCAACATCTTCCCTTTTGATGACCCTTTGTGTTCATTTGCATTAGAGAGTA tatctTATGAGCAATCGGCTATTACCTATGTATGGAAGAATGACGAGGACACGCTGAGAAAGTCGCCATCATTGACGACCCTGAATGCGTACCTCATCCAGAATCAAACCATTCCTTGTCCCATCAAAGCTAGCTGGAGAG GTAATTACAGCTGCCTGAAAGTGGATCTCATCTTCACGCGAGATAGATCATTTTACTTCACTACCGTTTTCATTCCGGGGATCATTTTGGTGACTTCgtcttttattactttttggcTGGAATGGAATGCAGTGCCTGCTAGAGTTATGatag GCGTAACGACAATGTTGAATTTCTTCACAACGTCGAACGGTTTCCGGTCAACCCTACCTGTGGTTTCCAACTTAACAGCTATGAACGTTTGGGACGGGGTATGCATGTGTTTCATCTACGCATCGCTACTTGAGTTCGTGTGTGTGAACTATGTCGGTCGAAAACGACCACTTCACAATGTCGTGTACAGACCCGGCGAAAATCCAGTGACGCAG CCT GGTGATAAAAAGCGAGAGTCGACAGGAGCGGCCGACTTGGTGACGTGCACGGCCTGCACGGGGGCTCCTGGGTCGTGCACCCATACAACTAATAATGGCGGTGTATCAGag CCATGTTTCGTCCAGGTCCGTAAAAAGGAGCCGCCGCATCCGATCCGTGTGGCGAAGACGATCGACGTCATCGCCCGCATCACTTTCCCCACTGCCTATGCTGTGTTTCTTATCTTCTTCTTCATACACTACAAGGCCTTCTCTTAA
- the LOC125065479 gene encoding glutamate-gated chloride channel isoform X17 has product MGWSCVVARAVAFLLMLSRASALTSDIFAAGKSDKEILDNLLKNSRYDKRLLPPVDGVLTVNVSVLLLSLASPDESSLKYEVEFLLQQQWYDPRLRYSNQSHYDFLNAIHHHEDIWLPDTYFIMHGDFKDPIIPMHFALRIYRNGTINYLMRRHLILSCQGRLNIFPFDDPLCSFALESISYEQSAITYVWKNDEDTLRKSPSLTTLNAYLIQNQTIPCPIKASWRGNYSCLKVDLIFTRDRSFYFTTVFIPGIILVTSSFITFWLEWNAVPARVMIGVTTMLNFFTTSNGFRSTLPVVSNLTAMNVWDGVCMCFIYASLLEFVCVNYVGRKRPLHNVVYRPGENPVTQRLPAVLSRIGIILASPLGDKKRESTGAADLVTCTACTGAPGSCTHTTNNGGVSEPCFVQVRKKEPPHPIRVAKTIDVIARITFPTAYAVFLIFFFIHYKAFS; this is encoded by the exons ATGGGTTGGTCATGCGTGGTGGCACGCGCCGTGGCTTTTCTCCTCATGCTCAGCAGAGCATCCGCGCTAACGTCCGACAT ctTTGCAGCGGGCAAGTCGGACAAAGAGATTCTGGACAATCTACTAAAAAACTCCCGCTATGACAAAAGACTGCTTCCACCAGTAGATg GTGTCCTCACCGTAAATGTTAGCGTGCTACTTCTTAGTTTAGCATCTCCAGATGAATCTAGtctt AAATACGAGGTGGAGTTTCTTCTGCAGCAGCAGTGGTATGACCCTCGATTGCGATATTCTAATCAGTCGCATTACGACTTCCTAAATGCCATCCATCATCACGAGGACATCTGGTTGCCTGACACATACTTCATAATGCATGGGGATTTTAAA GATCCAATAATACCTATGCATTTTGCGTTGCGCATATACCGGAATGGCACAATCAACTACTTAATGCGGCGTCATCTCATACTGTCCTGCCAGGGGCGGCTCAACATCTTCCCTTTTGATGACCCTTTGTGTTCATTTGCATTAGAGAGTA tatctTATGAGCAATCGGCTATTACCTATGTATGGAAGAATGACGAGGACACGCTGAGAAAGTCGCCATCATTGACGACCCTGAATGCGTACCTCATCCAGAATCAAACCATTCCTTGTCCCATCAAAGCTAGCTGGAGAG GTAATTACAGCTGCCTGAAAGTGGATCTCATCTTCACGCGAGATAGATCATTTTACTTCACTACCGTTTTCATTCCGGGGATCATTTTGGTGACTTCgtcttttattactttttggcTGGAATGGAATGCAGTGCCTGCTAGAGTTATGatag GCGTAACGACAATGTTGAATTTCTTCACAACGTCGAACGGTTTCCGGTCAACCCTACCTGTGGTTTCCAACTTAACAGCTATGAACGTTTGGGACGGGGTATGCATGTGTTTCATCTACGCATCGCTACTTGAGTTCGTGTGTGTGAACTATGTCGGTCGAAAACGACCACTTCACAATGTCGTGTACAGACCCGGCGAAAATCCAGTGACGCAG CGACTGCCCGCAGTTCTCAGCAGAATTGGCATTATACTGGCCAGCCCTTTG GGTGATAAAAAGCGAGAGTCGACAGGAGCGGCCGACTTGGTGACGTGCACGGCCTGCACGGGGGCTCCTGGGTCGTGCACCCATACAACTAATAATGGCGGTGTATCAGag CCATGTTTCGTCCAGGTCCGTAAAAAGGAGCCGCCGCATCCGATCCGTGTGGCGAAGACGATCGACGTCATCGCCCGCATCACTTTCCCCACTGCCTATGCTGTGTTTCTTATCTTCTTCTTCATACACTACAAGGCCTTCTCTTAA